The window AGGGCTACTTGCCGCCCGTACTGAGCTATTGATTCGTATAATCACATTTCCTGCTCCGCATTTGCTCCAAGTCGTATGCATCAAATTGTCCCGCAAGGAAAAGTCACCTTTCGGGGAATCGTCAGCTCTTGGTCCTCTTTGGCCAGCAAAAAAATATTCGCGATGCAGCTTGGTCTTCCCCTCAGCGTATCCCCTCCAGTCCGCAGTCATAGTGGAAACCTGCCAACCCGCTGGCACATGAACCGGTATGGCAAAACTGCATGCGGTGCGCATCATACCGCTGGCAGCATTATTCTTCGGTCTTGCGGCATCAAATTGATCAAACAAAACTGTCAGGGTATCAGTGTTTTCACCTGAAACAGACATTGAATTATTCCCCGGACAACCTGTACCTCTTGCTTTCACAGGAGATTTGAAATACACAGAAGAACCTGCCAATGCTTGGCTGGCGACTAGTGCAATACTGGCAACCAATACTGCAAGAGTGAAGGCCTGTATTTTCTTCATAATTTTTCTCCTCTCTATTGTTGATTCTTGACAAGAATGGATAAGCCCCGATCATCAATATGATGACGATAGAGGCTTGAAATGCTGCTTAGAAACAATTTAACAACTTGCTTTCTCTATCAACGGCCGCATTTTTTCCACTTCAAATGGAAAACTATCTTGTTTTTCAGATCAACCGTGTCAACTGCGATATAGCTGGGGTTACTTGTGGCGCGTACACTCGCATTAATTCGCATAGGGACGTCTGCTCCACATTTGCCCCATACAACAGTGCCATGTGCCAGATTATCATGCAAGGTATAATCGCCTCTCGGGGAATCGTCAAGCCTTGGTCCTCTTTGACCGGCAAAAAAATACTCACGATGCAGCTTGGTTCTCCCTTCGGCGTATCCCCTCCAGTCCGCAGTCATGGTGGATACCTGAAGACCTTGTGGCACATGAACTGGTACAACAAAACTGCAGGAGGCACGCATCATACCGCTTGCAGCATTATTCTTCGGTCTTGCGGCATCAAATTGATCAAACAAAACAGTCATAGTGTCGGTACCTTCGCCAGAAACACTCACTGAATTGGGTCCAGGACACCCTGTGCCTCTAAATTTCACAGGTGCTTTGAAATACACGGGCGGGCCAGCAAATGCTTGGCCTGCAAAAACTGTTAACACGACAAGAGCAAAAAAAACTTTCAACAGCTTCATGCTTCCTCCTTTCTTAGGAATTGATTGGTGTGCTACGATATAATATTTCAGGTCTATCGTAACATTGTGGAACGATAAAGGCGGATTAAAATATTTTGATGAGTATGAAATATTTATTTTTACGTTAATGTAAAATGTTACACTAACATGCTGGTTTGATTTTTCAAGCTAAAAAGATGGTTACGTAGAGGAAAATGATAGGGTGGTCTGTCTGAAGCAGAAAATGGGGGAGGAGGTGGCCCGGCCTAAACCGGGCACAGGGCGCTGAACTCTTGGTTCGTAAAGGGAGGACTCTTCTCCGGTCCAAGGAGGAGCCGGAGAAGTCTTTGCGAACCGTTTTTTTGTTGGAGCAAGTGAGGGATGACTTATTTGGTCATGAAGTCGGCGTAGGCATGAGATCCGTGCTCGCCATAATCCAGCCCCTCAATCTCTTCCTCTTCGGTAACCCGGAGGCCAACGGTCATTTTGATGACTGTAAAGAGAATGAACGCGCAACCGAAGCTCCAGGCAAAGGCCGCGCCAATACCGATCAGCTGTGTGGTGATGATCTTGGCGGTTACACCTTCCATGTTGAAGATACCAGCAGCCAAGGTTCCCCAAGCACCGCAGACGCCGTGGACAGAAACTGCCCCCACCGGGTCATCGATGTGCATGCGATCGATGATGACAACCGAGAAGACAACCAGAACACCAGCGATTGCCCCGATGATTGCAGAGCTGGTCGGGCTGACATTGGCACAACCGGCGGTGATACCTACCAGACCAGCCAGTGCGCCGTTGAGACTCATGCTGATGTCCGGCTTCTTGAACATAACCCAAGAGGTGAGCATGCCGGTAACGGCACCGGCACAAGCTGCCAAGTTGGTGTTAACAAAGATCATGGCGATATCAGTGATGCCTGCGGTGGTGGAACCGGGGTTGAATCCGAACCAACCGAGCCAGAGGATGAAGACACCAACAGCTGCCAGCGGGATGTTGTGACCAGGAATTGCCTTTACTTCACCGTTCTTGCCGTATTTTCCTACACGTGGTCCAATGACGATAGCGCCTGCCAGAGCTGCCCAGCCACCGATAGAGTGAACAACGGTTGAGCCTGCGAAATCAATGAAACCCATTCCTTCAAGCCAGCCACTACCGTGGAACAGGCTGCCCCATGCCCAGCTACCGAAAACCGGGTAAATAAAGGCGCAAAGTGCAGCGCTGTAGATCAGGTAGCTGGTGAATTTGGTACGCTCAGCCATTGCACCGGAAACGATGGTTGCAGCGGTTGCAGCAAAAACACACTGGAACATCCAGAAGGCAAGAACCCAAGGATCTCCGCCCACTTTGAAATCGCTGAGGAAAAAACCGTCAGTTCCGAACCAACCTGTACCACTGGTTCCAAACATCAGGCCAAAACCGATGGCCCAGAAGAACAGAGAACCCATACTGAAGTCCATCAGGTTCTTCATCATAATATTAATGGCGTTCTTGGCCCGGGTAAAACCAGCCTCAACCATAGCAAAACCAGCCTGCATAAAGAAAACCAGAGCAGCAGCGACCAAAGTCCACACATAGTCAAGATTGGTCTGTACACCCTGTGCGGTGGGTTCGTCACCGGCACCGGCTAAAGTTGGTAACAGAGAGAGCGTAAGCAGAGCTCCGGTTAGCAGCATTTTTTTCTTCATTATTCTCACCTTATTTCTGTATAACTTAAGAAAAAATTATATGTTTTTTCGACTTTTCATGAAAAAGATCAGCGCACCGACAAACAGATTCCAGATAGAGTTAAGATGGCTCTGTACAGTCATGGCTTCATCGGCTGCGCCGACAAAGGTCGGTGTTAATGCCAAGATAATCAGGATTCCTGTTGTCAGAGTTTTATTCTTCATCTTTCTTCTCCTTCACCGATTCGACAGTGCATGTATTCTTTTTTTCGGCGACCTTATATGGCCTCCTTGCCTTTTTCTCCTGTCCTGATTCTGCATACGGTATCTACCGGCAGGACAAAGATTTTTCCATCACCGATCTTGCCGGTTCTGGTGCTGGATATCACCGCATCAATAACCTTATCTACTTCGCTGGCATCAATAACGATTTCAATTTTAATCTTCGGGATGAAATCAACTTTATACTCAGCACCACGGTAGATCTCGGTATGTCCCTTTTGTCGACCAAAACCCTTAACCTCGCTGACGGTCATCCCCTTGATTCCAAGCTCATTGAGTGCTTCTTTCAGGTCGTCTAGTTTAAAGGGTTTGATGATAACCTCTATCTTCTTCATGTCTCTCTCTTCCTCACAGTTCTTTGTTTGAATGAATGGTGACATAGACTTGTCATTCTTGCGTCTTATTAAGCAACGAGTGTGCCATTTTTTTTCACTGAAGTGGATTGTAAAATAACAACCTGTTTTTTATTAGTTTGCTTGTGCTTAGTAAAGAAAGATATTTTTTGAACTTTGAGCAGTAATGTTCGTAAATGTATATTTGCTTCATAATTGAAGTGATTGTGTCTTCTGTTGTGTAACGGTGTCTTCTTTTATGTCGCTCGATTTATGAGTAGCGAGCTTCTGTTTGCCGGGATTTTCCACCATCGCTGCTGGATGGGGTAGTCAATGAGCGCTGTGATAAGGCTACAAGCTGGCCCACGGGATAAAGCCGCTCACGCTGGCTGATTGGGGATTGGAGGATTTTCCGAGAGCGGCTTGAGGCAAGGAGAAAAGGATATGAGCTCTAGGAGGGCTGTATTTGTTCCGTTAGCTATAATATTTGGCTATACGCCTTTCCCTTGTTTTGAGGTGTTCAATAATAATTCTGACATGCTCTTTGATTGACCCGTCCTGAATATAGTTGACACATTAATGACCATTCAGGAGGGGAATAATATGAAAAAAGAACCTGTCAAACGTTACAGCCAGGCACTTAAACAACAGGTTGTCAGAGAGTACGAAGAGGGCGTCAGCATCTACAGCTTGCGTCAGAAATATGGCATTGGCGCTCACGGCACCGTAGAGCGATGGATTAAGAAGTTTGGCCGTTCCGGTTACCGCGCCGAGGTTGTGCATATCCAAACGGTTGAAGATCAGCTTGAATTTAAAGCAATGAAAAGCCGGATCAAGGAGCTGGAATCGGCATTGGCACAAAGCGTCCTTGAAAACCGGATGCTGGAAACCACGATAGAAGTAGCCGATCAATCATTGGGCACTGATATTAAAAAAATTTCGGGAGGAAATTATAACCAGGGCAGCAGCTGTAAGGCAGATCAGCAGGCAGGCGGCCTGTAACTGGTACGGTATCAGTCGGCAGGCATATTACCAGGCATTGCAGCGACAGATGCTCCAGGCAGCCGAAAACCAACTCATCGTGGAACTGGTCAGGGCCATCCGCCAGCGTCACCCACGTATGGGCGGACGAAAACTGCATTACGAACTACAGGATTCGATGACCGCCTTGGGAATTTTCAGGGGCAGAGACGCATTTTTCAAGCTGTTGTCAGCACATAACCTGCTGGTTCCAACCAGACTCAGCCGTCGCAGAACCACACATGCAGGCCTGTGGCGATGTCCCAACCTGTTGATTGATTTAACCATTACCCACGTCCATCAGGCCTGGGTTGGTGACATCACCTATATCACGACCGAGGCAGGATTTGTTTATCTGGCTTTACTGACCGATGTTTTTTCTCGCTTTATTGTCGGCTTCGATCTCTCGTCGTCGCTTGCGGTCGAAGGGTGTGACCGGGCGCTGAAACAGGCGATAGCACAGGCTGACGGTGCTGATTTGCGTGGCCTGATCCATCATTCGGATCATGGGGTGCAATACACCGCCTGGTTGTACCGGGAGCGATTGCAAAAGATGGAGATACGTTCCAGCATGGGAGAAGTGGGCAACTGTTACGAAAACGCCTTAGCTGAACGAGTGAATGGAATCTTAAAAGGCGAATATGGCCTTGACGACCTTTTCATTGATAAGGAACATGCTCAGAAAGCTGTCCGGGAAGCTGTATGGCTATACAATTATGAACGGCCTCATCTGGCACTCAACTATGGCAAGCCTGCAGAGATTTATTTTGAGAAAATTGATGTGAAGTAGTTACTATTTTGGTGTCAACATATTTCAGGACTTGACAGATATCTGGATCTGCAACCTGACGAGGTAAGCTCAAGAAAAAATCAAGCGCATTGGCTTCAATGTCATCACTTGTCTGAACCATATTGCATAGATATGCTATGCTATGATCTCTATCCTGATGATTTTTTTGCTTCTTTATGAAGTCAGTGACTATAATCCAGTTTTTTCCATTTGGAGGGCCAATTTTAGTGATTGTTTTGATCATATCACGTTGATACTCGTGAAATTCAGGAGAGTTAAAGGTGTTGTATAGTGTAGGGAGTGCTGATCTCGACTTGGCTCCTAATCTTCCTAAGGATACTAATGCTCTCCAGCATGGTCCCTGGTTGTTTGGATCTTGAATAGCTTCGATTAAGTAGGGGACTGCATCTTGAGAGTTGATTAAGCCTAGTGCGATTGCGGCGTTGTAATGCTCGTAGTTACGGCCTATGGAGCTGTGATCCTTTATCAGCATATACGATGCGATTTCTGGGATGGCGGCTTTTGCTTCGTATCCTATCTTGCCTAATGTATCTAAAATGTCTTCTGTAAAGATATGGTACTGATTTGTTTTTAAGTATTTTTGTAATGTGTTTACGCTGCTGCTAGCATATTTGCCCCAGATGCCTAATGTCTGGATGGCGTTACGCGCAATGATTCCTTCAGGATCTGGATTAATTTTTCCTTCCCAGACGTTGAGATTGGTTAGTTGAACCAACTCGTCGAAGTTTACTTCTAAAAATTCAGTTAGTTCGCTGATGATATTTTGAGTGAATTTTTCAGGAGTTTTTTTGTTTTTCATAGGTAAAAATGAGTAGGAATGATATTGTGTGTGACGGCCTCACTCCGGCATGCTGACGCATTCATATTTCCTTTTGATCCCCTTGCTCTTCTTGCCGCCGGTGACCTTAATGACCTGGCCGATATCACAGCTCCCGTCATTCTCTACGTAAACAATATCATTATACGAAAGCGTGCCTTTTGCGGGCATTTTTTTCAACACCTTGTTGCGAGCGGCCTGGTGGCATCCTGGTAGAAGTGCCAGAAGGAGCGTGGCAAGAAGAATGGCAGTCACATTTAATGAAAAGAATTTCATAGTATTTCCAACTCAGTTGTCTTCTTGCCAATAGAACTCAATATTCTGAAAAGGCAGGTTAATTGCCTGGATGTGATAAAAGGCGTTCTTACGATGTTTACTATAATGATATTCGCGCAGGGCCTTGGTGGTGATAAAGAAAATATTTCGCACACCATCCATATAGAACGGGGCATGACTGATCAGTAGCTGGGAGATATCCAGCACCGCATAGCCCCCTTCCTGTTGGGCAGCAGCAAAAAAGGCGTTTCTGTAGAGCGAATAGTCAAAGATATGTTCCTGTTTGGTGCGCTGCTCGTCACCATAGACCACAGCAGTATCCCGCAACAGCATCAGGTGGACGTAGTTATTGATTTCGTCCTCACAGGCAAGGCTGAATACATCTTTTCGTACCCCGAGTAAGATCGTACTGCTCGGGTCCAGTACCTCAATGTCCATCTCATTTTTTAGGATTGCCGAGTGCAGACGGTATTCCACCCCGTTTATCCGTAGAAAGAACAACTCGTCGCTGTACAGGGCCTGGAGTTTTGCATCATGGCGGATGATTTCGCTCAGAGTATTGGTGTCAGTAAAAAGCTCTGGGCTGATGACTCGCTCCTTTTTCACGTAGCCCTGTTGCAGTTTCTTGATATTATTATTCAGAAAAAGACGTTGGGCATACGCAGTGATTTCCTCTGGAGGAAGAGGCGGCCAGCGGTCCGGCGCATCTTGGTAGAGCTGCTTCTGGAGCAGGCAGGTGTAGCTCTTTTTCAGCCCGGTCTCTTGACGGACAAAAGTGCAGCCCAGGTTGCAATGCGGTAGCCACGGACAGCAGGCGCAGTCATCATCAATGTCGAGGAGATTTTCGTTGCGCTCCATCATATTCCAGCCGTTGCCAATCACCGCCTCCACGCCGTCGGTGAAGATATTGCCGTAGCGATATGCGGGTGATGACTGACCGCGTGGGCAGGAAAAGACCTCGCCGTCAAACTGGAGCAGGAAGAACTTGCCCCCGCAATTAACTGAAGAGCAACAATATTCCGGGGTAAATTCCTTGAACCACTCGGTGCGTAAGGCATTTTCCAAGGGAGTACCGACAAAGGCCTTTTTTACTGCCTGATAGAAACGGACCTGTTCAGCATCGCTGAGCATGGTTGCGCCAAGGTCCTGCTGGCTGAATCTACCTCTGTTCTTGTTCGAGTCAAAGCCGAACATGACATTGAAGCGGCTCATGTCCAGGCCGATCTCATAGTGGAGGAAGTTGATCTCGGCGATAAATTCATCAATCGCATCCAGGTGGGCGCGGGTGACCACGCAGGAGATCTTTTTGTTATGGGGATAGGTGGCCAGGAGTTTGAGATTTTCCTTGATTTGGGCGAGGGTGCTGCGTCCCTGTTTATCTCGGCGAAATTGTCCGTGCAGACGAAGGGGGAGGTCCACGCTGCCGCTGATTGAGACCCGGTGCTTAATAAAGACATCCCAATGTCGCTGAAAATCAAAGAGGTTGGTTTTGATGTGCGGCGGACTGACCCGGAAGCCCTGGGCTTTGATCTCTTCGCCATATTCTGCATAATGGCGGGCGGCTATGCTGAAGAGGCCGTCAAGGAGCTCTGAAGGAAGGGTAGTGACCTCGCCACCGTGAAAGGAAAGGTTAAAGGGCAGGTAGCCATGCGCTAACAGCTTCTCCAGGGCCGTGTTCAAGGTGCCGAGCACTTTGTCCGGCTCCGGCTTGGTAGCGGTCAGGTCACCCAGATAGCAGTAGCGGCAGCTCATGTTGCAGAACTTAGTCGGCACATAGAGCAGATGGATGGCCTTGCGGAACGGGCTTGTATCCTGGTTTACTTGCTGGTCTGCTTTCTCCTTAGTGTCAGCTTGTGCATTTGGCATCATCTGTTCATTGTCTCACGCTGCGAACCACCAGAAATAGATCAGTATCCCGGCGTTGAATAGGAGAAAGAAGACCGCGATCTGTTTTTTCCAGACTTCTTTACGCGCCTCGTTGGCAATGTATTTTACAAATTGACTGGTTTTTGTCTGGACAGAGAGGAGGCTAGGAAATTCCAGGAGGAGGGTCGGTCTGATGAAAAGGCGACCATCCCGGTTGCGAGCAAGGCGCCCTTGCACAGTTATACGTTCGTTATGGAGAATGAAGTGCTCTGCGAGATGATATTTTTTATACTTGCCGTGATCCTGAGCTGTCACCTGTGATGGACATCGAGCCTGTGTCTTTTCCTTGCTATGGAGTTCGAGCCAACTCTTGGTGAATTCCTCCATTGTAATATATACCCGGTGTTCCTTGTCTGCGAGCTCTATCTCCTCAGAAGACTGTTCACGCAGCAGAGGCTTACGCGCTGTTTCCATACCTCTGGCTGGCTTCTTGGCTTTGACCTGCCATTCAGCGGTTACCAGTGCGCTATAGTACGCACACTCTTTGTTACTCAAGGGTAGGCGGTGTGCCTTCTCTTCTGTGATTCTCCCCTTAAAACGGACATAGCAGTCAATCATATCCGGGCTGAACGGTGCCGGATTTTCAGCCATCCAGGCCCTTCTGTTAAATGCCCCAATTTTGCGCCATTGACAGTAGGCTATGATCAGGAGCAGCGCAGGTAGGATATATGCGAAGATAGGGTGCTCTTTGCCCCGCTCAGCGCCTGGTACATCATGAAACTGTAAGCTGGTATATTGCAGACCTGCTGTGAGCAGAAGAAAGAAAATACTTCTTATGATATTTGCAAACATTGCACCCTGTTCCGTTCGGTTTAGCCGTTATTGTTTCCGTTGTTGTTATTATTATTGTTGTTGTTATTGTTATTATTATTGTTGTTGCTGCTGAAGCCAGAGTCCAGATAGGTCGCTGTTGCTCTGGTCGTTTTTTCGCCTTCAGGGCCAAGGTAGTAGAGCGGATCAATTCGGGTTATTCGCTTGCCGTCAAAGCGGAGATAGTCTGTGCCCTTTGCGCCGGGCATCTTTTCTGCCCCACTCATGCCATCAATGGTAAAGAGATAAAGGGTGTCGTTGCGGAAGAGCACGTAAGGGTATCGCAGGTCATTGGAGATGAGGTGGGAGGTAATAATCTGTTGGGCTGCTGGAGTGTCTTTGATGCCGGTCTGTCGCAGATAGCTGCCCAGCTTTTTTTTCATCGCCTCTTCATCTTTGATCGCTGAGGACGATTCCATTTCCAAATCTATCATGACGCGCTCCTCCTGCGCTGGGAATGTTATGAGGGGTGGAAACTTTGTTGGATACGATAGCGTAGGAAGATGGAAGCTATTTGTCAAGAATAATATCTTGTTGTAGTTTGGTAGGAAGGGGCGGGGGGAGGGAGTAATACGCACCTCCTTCCCCGCTCTTGGTAGTTTTTTTCTTGCGTACAAAACCAAGTTTAGAGATAAGCGCCTTGCTCGGCAGGTTGTTGTCTGTGATGAACACCGAGAAACGCTCGTTGCCAATTATGGAGGACTTCTTTTTCAGAATAGCTTGGCATGCTTCCTGGGCATAGCCGTTGCCCCAGTATTCTTGGCGGAAGTAGTAGCCAAAATCCCACTCCTCATTGATCCATTGGAAACCGCATATGCCGATGAGAAGATCGTTTTTTTGCAATGCCACGCCTCGTCGAGCTGTGCCTTGGCCTTGAAGGGCCATCTGGTGTTGGAGCCAATCGGCTGATTCAGCCTTGCTCATTGGGCGACGCGGGCCGATGAAGCGCATGACATCGGGGGAGGAGAACATTGTGGTGAGGGAATCGAGGTCAGAGTGGGTAAGGTCTCTGAGGAGTAGGCGCTTGGTTGTGATCATTGGCAGGCGTTACACTATCTGAGCGTATTGCATGCGTGTTAACGCAATGTTATTTTGTAGAATTGTTCGAGTGTATCCTTCAATTCAAGCATGTTGTAGACGGAATGAGTACTTTTTTTGATGTTTTTTAGGGGATAACAGGTTGTGTCTTCCAACCAATACAAGATGACAATTCTATTTTTTTGAACAAGTCTTACGCCAGACATTGAACTGTATTCCTCAAGAGGCCACGTAACTTCATGTAGTTTCCATGTTGAACTCGTCCAATATTTATCAATTAGTGCAATAATAACATCAGATTCATTTAGTCTGTTCTCAATGAACTGGTATGAAGAAAACTTGTTGCTGCAGAAGTATGGCAGCTCATTCCTTTTACACAAATTCACAAGATCAGCGATGGCGTTGTCGTAGAGTTTGTGTTGGGGTACAAGCTCATTTATTTCAAATACGGAAAGGAAAATCATCTTTTTGAAAATGCTACTCTTCGGTTATCAAAGAATTTTCTTTTGGTAGCTGATGCGCAACTCAGGGCATACTTTCACTACGTGAAATAAAAAGCCAACGGAAAGCCCACCGAGACAATGCAAGACCATGTTGTGTAGGCCGGAAGGTAAGCCACGATCCATCGTTCAAGGTCATCAATGGTGTTTTTCCCTCTGGTAAAGCCTATATAGTACCATAAAATACCCTTGAGATGGCCGAATGCCAACAGGTTTGCGCCAAGCACGGCAATGCGGTTGGGTGTGAATCCGTATGATGTCAAACGAAAGAGGATCGCTGCCAGGGCAACGATATTGATGAGCAGTGTGGTTGATGCCAGCATGATATTCATGGCATCAGACATGCCTATTGTTTCTTTGGAGCCACGTTCTGAAATAGAGAAAACACATAATCCCAGGACAACCAGAAGGAGCGCGTTAAAAGCAATCAGGAAGTCTCTATCTGTGAAGGGGCTCTTTTGCTCCAGAATCATTGTAAGCAGATAGATAATAACAGTGGTAAGAAACAGTGGAGTGAACACCTTGGCCAGAAGCGGAGCTATTTTAAATCGCTTGCCGACAATCCGATCAATAAGCAGGGTTGCAACAATCGGGGAGGCCACTGCTCCATATACCACCACATTCTTCATGTACCATTCTTCTATGTTGAGACTAATCAGGTGAAAAAGAGCGACTGTGAGTCCGGTGAGTACCATGCCACCGATAAGGATGATGGTGCTATAGATGAGCAGTTCTCCGTTGTAGCGAATATAGTCCATCCTTCCAGAGAGATCTTTCCAGGCGCCGCCGAGAAAGGTGACACCAAGAAGAGACCAAAATACAAAGGGCATGTGGAGACAGGAAAGGACAATGGTTTGCGATTTTGGATTATCTGGCAGGAGGTTCAGGTAGACTATCCCGCCGATCAGCAGGGCGATAATAATGCCTGTGCTCCTTTTCCAGAAAGGCTTTCGCAGGCAGAAGTAGGCAATCAGGGCGCTGATGATAATTGTTCCGAGATTACGACTGTAAAACCTGTCATCATCCAGAGCTGGAAAAAAGAGGGGAAGCTTGACCACGGTGCCAGCAATGAAAGACAAAATAACCGTCCTCCATACGTCACCTGAGCGCCATCGGGAGGATGACAGCGGCGCATCTTTTCCTTCCTGGAAGAACAGGCGTTCATGCCAACCTGGAGGGTGATTGCATCGCTTTGTTCTGCAAGGACATCAGGGAGGGCCTGGGTAAACTCTTTGGGCTGCGCTCGATAGAGTGCCTCCAATTCGTGGGGGGAGTCGGCAGCTGCAATAATTTGTTCTTTCATATTGTTTACAGGTGGATGCCTTGAGTCAGTATCGGCAGGAGCTCGTCCATAGGCGGCAGAGGGTCGTTCGGTGTATCCATTCGGACGTGCAGGGTTGGGCGATAGGTGAAGGCATCTTCATAGGTGACCTGGATGCCGTTGGTCAGTATGCCCTGTGAACTTCTGCATTACCAGCCATGAGCACGGCTTTGACCATGTCTTCGGGCCAGTTGGGGTTCTTCAGGGCAACTGCTGCAGCAACTTCGTCGTAGCCGTTGATGTCTTGAGGGATGAAGCGGAGCTTGTAGGAGCCAGGGGTGGTTAGGGGGTTAGGTTCGGGGCGATAGTGAATTGGTGCCATACTGTCCTCCTGCTGGGTTAAGGTTTTGATGCGATGAGGAAATATGTATAACGAGTCAATGTAGGAGGCAGGTGAGTGTTTGTCAAGAAAATAGCGGCAATTATTGCAGCTTATTGCTGGATGGTACGGATTTGGACGGGCGGGAGAGCGGAACAGGGGGTGAGCAGCCGGTAGCATAGAGGTTGGAGCGAGGGTATCATATAGGTATGTCTTCGGGACTTACCTGTATGGTACTGAGAGACTTACCTAGGTATGTGTCCGGGACTTACCCGTATGGTACCGGGGGAGATAAGGGGATGGGAGATGAAGTTACACGAGCATGTGAGATTGGGTCGAACGTGTTGTTGAGGGAAAGGCTGGCGGGTGGTGGTGAAGAGGAGAGTAATATTTATTACTTAGCATGCGCATTTTTTGTATCGACTTGATTAACCTTTAGATTCTCTGGATAAACAACACTCGTGATAGCTGTTTTGCCTTTTAGTATAGATTGCCAAATACTAAGCACTTCTTCTGGACTGTCGGCTTTCTCTGACATGGCTTGTGCAAGGTTTAGGGATAGGCTTGTAAACTCGGGACCTGAAAAGTCGTTGCCGATATCCTTTAAGTGTTGCCTGGTGGCATCATCAAGGAATACCGCAAGATTTCTTTTGCGGATGTCAGCTTGATATCCATTAGCACTACTCATGATGATTTCAATTGCCTTAAGAAGGCGTTCCTGCGCGGCCTGTTTATTTTGATTTCGGAATGCAAAAATACCTGC is drawn from Candidatus Electrothrix aestuarii and contains these coding sequences:
- a CDS encoding DUF4153 domain-containing protein yields the protein MSFIAGTVVKLPLFFPALDDDRFYSRNLGTIIISALIAYFCLRKPFWKRSTGIIIALLIGGIVYLNLLPDNPKSQTIVLSCLHMPFVFWSLLGVTFLGGAWKDLSGRMDYIRYNGELLIYSTIILIGGMVLTGLTVALFHLISLNIEEWYMKNVVVYGAVASPIVATLLIDRIVGKRFKIAPLLAKVFTPLFLTTVIIYLLTMILEQKSPFTDRDFLIAFNALLLVVLGLCVFSISERGSKETIGMSDAMNIMLASTTLLINIVALAAILFRLTSYGFTPNRIAVLGANLLAFGHLKGILWYYIGFTRGKNTIDDLERWIVAYLPAYTTWSCIVSVGFPLAFYFT